One segment of Belonocnema kinseyi isolate 2016_QV_RU_SX_M_011 chromosome 7, B_treatae_v1, whole genome shotgun sequence DNA contains the following:
- the LOC117176170 gene encoding ADP-ribose glycohydrolase MACROD2-like isoform X2 — MSFVEEKNKFLAMSSEEKRKLFKGQVVSLDKISTWTEFWKSNKSDIDATSESIEPVDSELADKVSLWQGDITALEIDAIVNAANSSLLGGGGVDGAIHRAAGPSLKKECATLGGCEVGEAKISGAYKLPSKYVIHTVGPKGEKPDKLQECYESCLSLVKENNLRSVAFPCISTGVYGYPQAAAAKVALDSVTKFLVENKDSVDRVIFCVFLESDKDIYTGLLQKYFCLE; from the exons ATGTCGTTTGTCGAAGAAAAAA ataagttCCTGGCTATGTCTTCGGAAGAAAAACGGAAGTTATTCAAGGGCCAGGTAGTGTCactggataaaatttcaacttggACTGAATTTTGGAAGAGCAACAAATCCGACATCGACGCAACTTCAGAAAGCATtgaacccgtagattctgaactTGCAGATAAAGTTTCTTTATGGCAAGGCGATATCACGGCTTTGGAAATAGATGCAATCGTAAACGCTGCTAATTCGAGTCTTTTAGGTGGTGGAGgag TCGATGGAGCAATTCACAGAGCAGCAGGTCCGAGTCTGAAGAAAGAATGTGCGACTTTAGGAGGTTGTGAAGTTGGAGAAGCCAAAATCAGTGGAGCTTACAAGTTGCCTTCCAAAt ATGTAATTCACACGGTTGGTCCTAAAGGTGAAAAGCCAGACAAATTGCAAGAATGTTACGAAAGCTGTTTGTCATTGGTTAAAGAAAATAACCTGCGTTCTGTTGCCTTTCCTTGCATATCGACTGGAGTTTATGGATATCCTCAGGCTGCAGCTGCCAAAGTAGCTTTGGATTCTGTCACCAAATTTCTTGTGGAGAATAAAGATAGT GTGGATAGAGTTATTTTCTGTGTTTTCCTCGAAAGCGATAAGGATATCTACACAGGACTTCTACAGAAATATTTTTGTCTTGAGTAA
- the LOC117176170 gene encoding macro domain-containing protein CT2219-like isoform X1, with product MSSLKVLFSNRVVHPIVSRHLYSSLSRKFSATQSEVKMSFVEEKNKFLAMSSEEKRKLFKGQVVSLDKISTWTEFWKSNKSDIDATSESIEPVDSELADKVSLWQGDITALEIDAIVNAANSSLLGGGGVDGAIHRAAGPSLKKECATLGGCEVGEAKISGAYKLPSKYVIHTVGPKGEKPDKLQECYESCLSLVKENNLRSVAFPCISTGVYGYPQAAAAKVALDSVTKFLVENKDSVDRVIFCVFLESDKDIYTGLLQKYFCLE from the exons atgtcGAGTCTGAAA GTTCTCTTTTCCAATCGAGTCGTTCATCCCATCGTAAGTCGACATTTGTATTCCTCATTGTCAAGGAAATTCAGTGCAACACAGTCTGAAGTGAAAATGTCGTTTGTCGAAGAAAAAA ataagttCCTGGCTATGTCTTCGGAAGAAAAACGGAAGTTATTCAAGGGCCAGGTAGTGTCactggataaaatttcaacttggACTGAATTTTGGAAGAGCAACAAATCCGACATCGACGCAACTTCAGAAAGCATtgaacccgtagattctgaactTGCAGATAAAGTTTCTTTATGGCAAGGCGATATCACGGCTTTGGAAATAGATGCAATCGTAAACGCTGCTAATTCGAGTCTTTTAGGTGGTGGAGgag TCGATGGAGCAATTCACAGAGCAGCAGGTCCGAGTCTGAAGAAAGAATGTGCGACTTTAGGAGGTTGTGAAGTTGGAGAAGCCAAAATCAGTGGAGCTTACAAGTTGCCTTCCAAAt ATGTAATTCACACGGTTGGTCCTAAAGGTGAAAAGCCAGACAAATTGCAAGAATGTTACGAAAGCTGTTTGTCATTGGTTAAAGAAAATAACCTGCGTTCTGTTGCCTTTCCTTGCATATCGACTGGAGTTTATGGATATCCTCAGGCTGCAGCTGCCAAAGTAGCTTTGGATTCTGTCACCAAATTTCTTGTGGAGAATAAAGATAGT GTGGATAGAGTTATTTTCTGTGTTTTCCTCGAAAGCGATAAGGATATCTACACAGGACTTCTACAGAAATATTTTTGTCTTGAGTAA